GTCTTCGACTTCAAACTGACTGACGGAGGAACCAGCGACGGTTTGGCTCTTGGAGTATCCCAACTGGTGCTGCACACTTCCGGCACCGGCGACTTCAGCAAAGTCGTTTGGCGATTGAATGGACCAGACGCAACCAATGTCGCCGGGACATACAATAATGCCGCACATACCCTGACCTTCTCAGGTCTCACTCTCTCAGTCGCCAATGGCGGCAACGAAACATACAGAGTCAACGCCTATTATTCTAACAACACGTCCTTAACAGAAGGTCAGACATATATATTATCAATCGATGGAGACACGGACGTCACTGTTTCGGCAGGCGGAACAACCATGGCCGCTGGACAATCGGCCATTACAAATAGTACCGGAAGTACCGTTAATGTTGTTGCAACCCAGCTCGCTGTCGTTACTCAGCCAGCAGGCAGCACCAGCGGCAGCCCTTTGACAACCCAGATGGTCGTTAAGGCTGTGGATGCTTTTGGGAATTTGGACATCGGCTTCACTGGCAATGTAACGCTCTCTGAAAACGATCCTGGCACTCTATCCGGGACGCTTACTGTGGCTGCGGTGGGCGGTATCGCAACTTTTACCGACGTAACCTACACAACAAATACCAATGGTGAAATCTTTCAGCTTGACGCCTCGGCCACCGGTCTGACTGGTGTTACCTCGGCGAATGTAACGACGCTCGTCCTCAATATCACGCCTACTATCGGCTTAGACAATTCCAATTTGGGCTACACGGAAAACGCCTCGCCAATCCAGATCGACGCCAGCGGTACGGTCAATGACGCTGATGGAGACGCGGACTGGAACGCAGGCAAACTTGAGATACAGATCACAAGCGGCAATATCGCAACAGACCAGATATCCATATCTGATACAGATGGAGACGGAACCGCCATCACCATAAGCGGCACAGACATATTCGCCAATGGCACAGATGTAGGTGATCTTTCTGCAAGTGGCGGTGTTGTCACAAATGGAACCAAGCTGACCATTACCTTTGATAGCGACGCAACCAATGCAATTGTCCAGGAAACGCTTCAGTCAATCAGATATCAAAATACAGGTGATGATCCTGGAAGCACAAACCGTGTGGTAACAGTCACTGCCACAGATAAAAACAGCGGTTCGGCAAGCGATACTAGAACGATTGCCATTACCCCAGTAAATGATGCACCAGTCGTAACACCTGCCACGCCGTCGATGACCTCAATCACCGAGGACAACACGACCAATGGCGGGCAGACGGTCTTGAGCATTGTTGGCGCCAGCATCACAGATGTGGACAGCGGAGCAGCCAAAGGCATGGCCATCACGAGCCTTACTTCCGGCACAGGCACTTGGCAATACAGCACAGATAATGGCGGCACCTGGACTGCCGTGGGGGCCGTGGCCTCAGACAGCGCACTTCTGCTGCGCGATACTGACAAGGTTCGCTTCGTACCCAATGGACAGAACGGCACTTCTGCCAGCCTTACATACCGTGCCTGGGATCAGACCAGCGGCACTGCCGGCAACATGGTCGACACCAGCGCCAACGGGGGAACAACTGCTTTTTCCACATCTATGGACACGGCATCAATCACAGTCACTTCAGTCAACGACGCACCTGTTCTGACGCCAGCCACGCCGACGCTTACGACCATTACTGAAGATGACACGACCAATGCAGGCCAGACGGTTGCGAGCATTATTGGTGCAAGTATTACCGACGTGGACAGCGGCGCTGTGGAAGGCATCGCCATCACTGGGCTTACTTCCGGCAATGGCGCGTGGGAATACAGCACGAACAACGGAGGATCATGGGCAGCAATAGGAGCCGTGGCCGGCAACAGCTCCCTGCTCCTTAGAGATACTGACAAGGTTCGCTTCGTACCAAATGGTGCGGATGGCACATCTGCAAGTTTTACCTACCGTGCCTGGGATCAGGGAAGTGGCAGTGCTGGCAGCAAGGTCGACACAACAACCAATGGCGGGACTACGGCATTTTCTACTGCCACGGACACCGCTTCGATCACTGTCAGCGCAATTAACGACGCGCCCACCATGAGCTCTACAGGTAGTAATCCCACATACCTGCCAGGCGGCCCGGCTTCGACGATCTTTTCCGGAACGTCTATAAGCACAATCGAGGCTGGCCAGAATATCACAGGTACGACGCTGACTGTTACAAATGTGACGGACGGAGCTTCTGAAGGCCTGCTAATTGATGGAACCACCGTGGCCCTGACGAATGGTAGCAGCGGAACAAGTGCGACTAATTCCTTTGGATACAGCGTGTCCGTGTCAGGAAGTACGGCTACGATTACCCTGACCAAAACCGATACCTCCGCCAACTGGCAAACCCTGGTAAACGGGCTTAAGTATCAGAACACGAGCAGCAATCCGACAATAGGTAGCGACAGGATTGTTACCATAACCAGTGTCAAGGATGACGGAGGAACTGCAAATGGAGGTGCTGATACTGCAATATTGTCAGTGGGATCAACGGTTTCTTTCGGTTTGCCTTCCATAACAAGCGCGACTTACGACTGGTCAACCGGACAACTGGCCCTTACCGGAAACAATTTCGTGGCTGCATCAGGGGCCAATAATGACGTTATTGCCAATCTCCTAAACATCACTGGTGAAGATGGCGCAAGCTATACTTTAGGCGACACAGCCAATGTGGAAATCACTTCATCCACAAGCGCTACCCTGAATCTTTCAGAAACAGACAAGCTGAATGTGCATGGGCTTCTGAACAAAAACGGTACAACTTCTTCAAGTGCGACAACCTACAACCTTGAAGTATCTGACAACTGGCTTGCTGGAAGCCCTACGGGCTTAGATATTTCTGATGCGACCGGCAATGGGATTACTGTCTCAAATGTTGCCACTCCGACAATCACAAGCGCAACCTATGATTCGGACTCGGGCATAATGCAGATTACTGGGACTAATCTCTTCAAAAAAGTAGATATAGCCAATGACATAGATATTTCGACCCTTACCCTGACCGGCGGAACTGCTAACGACACATATACCCTTACCAGCGCAAATGACGTTGAGATCACAAGTTCCACAAGCTTTACGGTCACCCTGATCGGAATTGACAAGACGAATGTGGACGCTCTTCTTGATCAAGTAGGTACTGTTTCTTCCGGAGGATCGACCTATAATCTGGCAGCTGCCGACAACTGGCTTGCTGCTGCGGAAAGCGCTGCGGACATATCTGACGCAACAAATGCGGTTACTGTTTCAATAGCTCCAAAGGTCACGTCAGCAACATACGATGCTTTAACAGGTTCTTTGGTTGTTACGGGTACGAACATCCAGGCAAAAGCAGGGGCAGCCAACGACATTGACGCCAGTAAATTCACCCTGACCGGTGAGGGCGGGGCGACCTATACCCTGACAGATACTCCTGATGTGGAGCTTTCTTCTGCAACCCAGTTCACTCTTGCGCTTTCAGCCACTGACATGGCAGCCTTAAATCAGATATTAAACAAGAACGGCACATCCTCGACAGGAAACACGACTTACAATCTTGCGGCAGCAGATGACTGGGATACGAATGTCATAGCAGACGATACATCGGATGCAACAGGAAATGGAATAACAGTAAGCAATGTTGCTGTTCCAACAATAACCTCTGCAGCTTACAATGTTTCAACCAGTGTTCTCACAGCTACAGGAACAGGCTTTCTGAAACTCAGTGGAGCAACAAACGACATCGACGTATCCAAACTCACCCTGACTGGAGATGGCGGAGCCACGTATACGCTAACGACAACAAGCATTGAAATAACAAGCGCTACATCTTTCTCAGTTACCCTTAATGGGGCTGACCAGACCGCATTGAAACAGATCATAAACAGTAATGGCACAGCGTCAACAGGCGGAACAACCTACAATCTCGCCGCTGCTGAAGACTGGGCCGCAGGCGCAAATTCATCCGTAAACGTGGCAGATCTTGCTGGTAACGGCATAACAGTCAGTAATGTCCCGGCTCCTGCAATAACAAGCGCCGCGTATAACAGTGGCACAGGAGCTCTTGTCGTGACAGGAACCGACTTCTTGAAGCTGAACGGAGCGGCTAACGACATTGTCGCAAACAAATTCATTTTTACAGGAGAAGCTGGCGCAACCTATACACTGACAGATACTGCCAATGTCGAAATCACATCTGAGACCCAGTTCACGCTGACTTTGTCAAGTACAGACAAAACAGAGGTCAACCAGATTCTTAACAAAAACGGGACAGCGTCAAACGATAATACAACTTACAATATTGCTGCAGCAGAAGACTGGGCAGCAGGGGCGAATGCCGCAGTGAACGTGGCCGATCTTTTACTGAACGGCATAACAGTTACCTTAAATCAGCCTCCTGTAATCACCTCAAGCGGAGGAGGAGCGACGGCCGCGATTAATACTGTCGAGAACACGACGGCAATTACGACAGTAACGGCAACTGATGCAAACGTTGGTCAGACAGTGACATTTTCATTAACAGGAGGAGCGGATCAGTCAAGATTCCAAATCAACGCGGCCTCAGGCTCGCTTAGTTTTATAAACGCCCCGGATTTTGAGTCTCCTACGGACAATGGCGCAAACAACACATACGAG
Above is a window of Desulforegula conservatrix Mb1Pa DNA encoding:
- a CDS encoding FG-GAP-like repeat-containing protein, whose translation is MALTYNLNTTPLWDFTSTTDNSGASTASFGDIDGDGDLDLFVGVERAGGSQGSMVFKNDGSGNFTKTQTFSAMRVVRSFLVNIDGDADLELITRSLDAPISIFENNGSGTFSLASTTSANVNDVAVGDLDGDGDVDMFIALKNGNYQVYKNNGTGTFTISSTPASSSTPLAVALADLDKDGDLDVVSYEENNGRILLNNGSGAFSSGSTFGDVYGSTAISADVTGDGYADILTNALGSGNGLNLYQNNGSGGLGTLIQNFSGGAPYRFADVDSDGDLDGFSGDLYLNNGSGTLTAAGKTFQDPTFLQYSVPVDGTVLGAGDVDGDGDKDLVVAFYASEMFPAYSYSSRVSVFINNSAPPANADGTLTAGTMVTEPVSLATTIDTAGEAIDVFDFKLTDGGTSDGLALGVSQLVLHTSGTGDFSKVVWRLNGPDATNVAGTYNNAAHTLTFSGLTLSVANGGNETYRVNAYYSNNTSLTEGQTYILSIDGDTDVTVSAGGTTMAAGQSAITNSTGSTVNVVATQLAVVTQPAGSTSGSPLTTQMVVKAVDAFGNLDIGFTGNVTLSENDPGTLSGTLTVAAVGGIATFTDVTYTTNTNGEIFQLDASATGLTGVTSANVTTLVLNITPTIGLDNSNLGYTENASPIQIDASGTVNDADGDADWNAGKLEIQITSGNIATDQISISDTDGDGTAITISGTDIFANGTDVGDLSASGGVVTNGTKLTITFDSDATNAIVQETLQSIRYQNTGDDPGSTNRVVTVTATDKNSGSASDTRTIAITPVNDAPVVTPATPSMTSITEDNTTNGGQTVLSIVGASITDVDSGAAKGMAITSLTSGTGTWQYSTDNGGTWTAVGAVASDSALLLRDTDKVRFVPNGQNGTSASLTYRAWDQTSGTAGNMVDTSANGGTTAFSTSMDTASITVTSVNDAPVLTPATPTLTTITEDDTTNAGQTVASIIGASITDVDSGAVEGIAITGLTSGNGAWEYSTNNGGSWAAIGAVAGNSSLLLRDTDKVRFVPNGADGTSASFTYRAWDQGSGSAGSKVDTTTNGGTTAFSTATDTASITVSAINDAPTMSSTGSNPTYLPGGPASTIFSGTSISTIEAGQNITGTTLTVTNVTDGASEGLLIDGTTVALTNGSSGTSATNSFGYSVSVSGSTATITLTKTDTSANWQTLVNGLKYQNTSSNPTIGSDRIVTITSVKDDGGTANGGADTAILSVGSTVSFGLPSITSATYDWSTGQLALTGNNFVAASGANNDVIANLLNITGEDGASYTLGDTANVEITSSTSATLNLSETDKLNVHGLLNKNGTTSSSATTYNLEVSDNWLAGSPTGLDISDATGNGITVSNVATPTITSATYDSDSGIMQITGTNLFKKVDIANDIDISTLTLTGGTANDTYTLTSANDVEITSSTSFTVTLIGIDKTNVDALLDQVGTVSSGGSTYNLAAADNWLAAAESAADISDATNAVTVSIAPKVTSATYDALTGSLVVTGTNIQAKAGAANDIDASKFTLTGEGGATYTLTDTPDVELSSATQFTLALSATDMAALNQILNKNGTSSTGNTTYNLAAADDWDTNVIADDTSDATGNGITVSNVAVPTITSAAYNVSTSVLTATGTGFLKLSGATNDIDVSKLTLTGDGGATYTLTTTSIEITSATSFSVTLNGADQTALKQIINSNGTASTGGTTYNLAAAEDWAAGANSSVNVADLAGNGITVSNVPAPAITSAAYNSGTGALVVTGTDFLKLNGAANDIVANKFIFTGEAGATYTLTDTANVEITSETQFTLTLSSTDKTEVNQILNKNGTASNDNTTYNIAAAEDWAAGANAAVNVADLLLNGITVTLNQPPVITSSGGGATAAINTVENTTAITTVTATDANVGQTVTFSLTGGADQSRFQINAASGSLSFINAPDFESPTDNGANNTYEVIVQANDGNGGVDSQSITVTVTDAVENVIPPDPPQPPAPNPAPVIPPASDWGNLPDNDNDGVPEVVEGYVPGLTGGVTGDGNGDGVQDQLQSGVSSVPFLNTSTPVSDPGEAPQVFLTLVGGSDEGKIDSGTSPVTFKDVKQIDAPANLPENVEMPLGMISFTADIETPGSSENFSIFVDENIAINGYWKQNQEGAWVNLASPEYGGQIVTEGGKTRLDFAILDGGEFDNDGEADGVITDPGAPGWRDIALAFDENYYLESKLQELRADGLTQYVDIRQVKGVI